In one Papilio machaon chromosome 15, ilPapMach1.1, whole genome shotgun sequence genomic region, the following are encoded:
- the LOC106721006 gene encoding sedoheptulokinase translates to MSDKRYILGMDIGTTSVKVCVYDPKTREIVAKQSKDTAANIPSDQGIEGNKQDVPKIVSAVHYCVSRLPRDVLRHVTRIGVCGQMHGVVLWNNGAWEKVEKEGVVMRYEATREKMSALYTWQDTRCKPEFLESLPKPDSHLNCCSGYGCATLLWMLHNKPEKLKSFTYSATVQDFVVAMLCDLKNPVMSDQNAASWGYFNTEKNEWNHDILNSINFPTNLLPKVVKSGVIAGVLSESWNGIPEGTPVGAALGDLQCSIIATLENREDAVLNISTSAQLAFVVNSIQDVGCETVEHLPYFNNTYLLVAASLNGGNVLATFVKMLQQWMLEFGFPIPQSKVWEKLIALGLEAPTTSAMKICPHLLGERHAPASKAAVDNIDLSNIQLGCVFKSLCDSIIDNLHIMMPKRILQNANIKRIVGNGSGLSRNAVLQRAVEHFYSLPLEFTSGGDAAKGAAIAVLE, encoded by the exons atgTCAGATAAAAGATATATTCTTGGCATGGATATTGGCACAACATCAGTGAAAGTGTGCGTCTACGATCCAAAAACAAGAGAAATAGTCGCAAAACAGAGTAAGGACACCGCAGCGAATATACCTAGTGATCAAGGCATAGAAGGGAACAAGCAGGATGTTCCCAAAATAGTGTCAGCCGTCCATTACTGCGTGTCCCGGCTACCGAGAGATGTTCTACGACATGTCACGAGAATTGGCGTCTGCGGTCAGATGCACGGAGTCGTGTTGTGGAATAACgg GGCCTGGGAAAAGGTAGAAAAAGAAGGAGTAGTAATGCGTTACGAAGCTACAAGAGAAAAAATGTCCGCTCTGTATACATGGCAGGATACAAGGTGCAAACCAGAGTTTCTGGAATCATTGCCAAAGCCTGattcacatttaaattgttgttcCGGATATGGCTGTGCAACACTATTATGGATGCTTCATAATAAGCCAGAGAAACTAAAGAGCTTTACCTATTCAGCTACAGTTCAAGATTTTGTAGTAGCCATGCTCTGTGACTTAAAAAATCCAGTCATGTCCGATCAGAATGCTGCCAGTTGGGGTTActttaatacagaaaaaaatgaatggaaTCATGATATTCTTAATTCAATTAACTTTCCCACTAACCTCTTACCTAAAGTTGTTAAAAGTGGAGTAATTGCAGGAGTACTGAGTGAATCCTGGAACGGTATCCCAGAAGGAACTCCAGTTGGTGCTGCTCTAGGAGACTTACAATGTTCAATCATTGCAACATTAGAAAACAGAGAAGATGCAGTTTTGAATATATCAACTTCTGCTCAACTTGCTTTTGTCGTTAACAGTATTCAAGATGTTGGATGTGAGACTGTGGAGCACTTACCATATTTTAACAACACTTATTTGCTAGTGGCCGCATCATTAAATGGTGGCAATGTGCTGGCaacatttgtaaaaatgcTTCAACAGTGGATGCTCGAATTTGGATTTCCTATTCCACAATCAAAAGTTTGGGAAAAACTTATTGCTCTCGGCTTAGAAGCGCCAACAACATCTGCCATGAAAATTTGTCCACATTTACTGGGAGAAAGACATGCACCTGCATCTAAAGCTGCGGTTGATAACATTGACCtttcaaatattcaattaggctgtgtttttaaatctctATGTGATAGTATAATAgacaatttacatataatgatgccaaaaagaatattacaaaatgCAAACATTAAAAGGATTGTTGGCAATGGATCTGGATTGTCTAGAAATGCTGTATTACAAAGAGCTGTAGAACATTTCTATAGTCTGCCGTTAGAATTTACATCAGGAGGAGACGCTGCCAAAGGTGCAGCTATTGCTGTCTTGGAGTAA
- the LOC106721018 gene encoding ubiquitin conjugation factor E4 B has translation MSELSQEEIRRRRLARLGALGATPSSPAPGSPPATPGASLTNTDTVNVQQPSSRLSPSPRGSTESNTSDSATINRENNFADGVSNSEVPDQNKIPSDSLIVTEKTENNLLDEMPDTKMTDLSQTRQYNSFDSMGDDTLLSCGSVRVGSLPQSTVSGSEGASTREDSTSRSISPPQFVEPPPVRPRTCVASPSCSRRSLSMEVDDVSERNSQSEQSQQEPMDIEEDPSQSPARKIHRTRTVSCTELSEEQLRVIVSKILQISWSEEIVGGMFVPIVAAMLLDNPKLSLEELASEALIDIITQLEDGADPLNQKLIAIAETTKRLMEDCGDDTLTSGPLGSESDNQKGGSTVNLVLPKTIPTQGLAVSYLLRFYNNINLYEREHPKKSSEPPLSDLLQTLRTLIVNHLVLVLRGKFNLEKCRKSPLLPYILIGSTPIGLIPEILLATYLEESFEEVFVPLLLGIREEMRRSVSPLNGRGHGQALRALRSLCELRAGPRHALRPICALIVRLPSLCPPSVTTAPGREIARASFLGPFFAVSLFAEENPRLAERLFATGSSDRSLAFALQRELEASRNTLHTICHNILLCPEAREPFLNYFAELLQRNEHRIRYRNDDRSLAGDGFMLNVCSVLQLLSIRIKLERVNPFYTFQPNTWIDIHDDTRLYYTSQEAQDWLDALNKDPNHKWPEAKFQTVCWFLTLHMHHVALIPALHTHQRRIRAFRDLQKVIEELMAAEPQWRNTYAALRNRELLRRWRRQIKRLQRSKQCAETALLDSDLMRRSLQFYSSVCVLLTQQLEAARTADRAVANLESPDAGSGSESAAPSAEGGAPRAPHGPSAGSLADAFRATPEWYVEDIADFMLFAVQYVPQIVADYIEEPVVTWLLTAVCNSRLLKNPYLVAKIVEVLFVINLSIPLKLKNVYERFMDHPMSQTSLPSALMRFYTDIETTGQSTEFYDKFTIRFHISIILKGMWDRPIHKQAIVKESRSGRQFVKFINMLMNDTTFLLDECLTYLKRIHEAQEGGPSTEVRARALAQDERQCRSYLTLARETVDMLEYLTVDIKEPFLRPELVDRLASMLNFNLQQLCGPKCKNLKVRRPEKYGWEPRRLLSQLVDIYLHLDSPHFHAALAADERSFRKELFEEAAVRLAKSCIKTPNEIERFKALADNAYQIAVSNQQKSDEYADAPEEYRDPLMDTLMTDPVVLPSGKVMDRSVILRHLLNSATDPFNRQPLTEDQLRPASELKEKIIQWQREKKSS, from the exons ATGAGTGAATTGAGTCAAGAAGag ATACGGCGACGTCGTTTAGCGCGACTAGGTGCGCTGGGAGCTACCCCTTCTTCCCCTGCCCCTGGTAGTCCTCCAGCCACGCCGGGTGCTTCCTTGACTAACACTGACACAGTAAATGTGCAGCAACCTTCGTCTCGCTTATCACCGTCACCTCGGGGTTCCACAGAATCGAACACATCGGATAGTGCTACTATAAATAGAGAGAATAACTTTGCAGATGGAGTTAGTAACAGTGAAGTGCcagatcaaaataaaataccatCGGATAGTTTGATTGTGACagaaaaaactgaaaataatttattggatGAAATGCCAGATACAAAGATGACTGATCTCTCACAAACTAGACAGTACAACAGTTTTGACTCCATGGGTGATGACACATTGTTAAGTTGTGGATCAGTGCGTGTTGGTAGTTTGCCGCAGTCAACTGTTAGTGGTTCTGAAGGGGCATCAACAAGAGAGGACAGTACCTCCAGATCTATATCCCCACCTCAATTTGTGGAGCCCCCACCAGTGCGACCACGGACCTGTGTTGCATCCCCTAGCTGCTCTCGTCGCTCTCTCTCAATGGAAGTAGATGATGTATCAGAAAGAAATTCACAATCAGAACAGTCACAACAAGAACCTATGGat ATTGAAGAAGATCCGTCACAGTCACCAGCAAGAAAGATCCACAGAACAAGGACAGTGAGTTGCACTGAACTGTCTGAAGAGCAACTAAGAGTTATTGTTTCTAAGATacttcaaatatcttggtctGAAGAAATTGTGG gaGGTATGTTTGTACCAATAGTAGCTGCTATGTTACTTGACAATCCTAAACTTAGTTTAGAGGAACTAGCATCAGAGGCTCTCATTGATATCATCACTCAGCTCGAGGATGGAGCTGATCCATTAAATCAGAAATTAATCGCAATCGCTGAAACTACCAAAAGACTGATGGAAGACTGTGGGGATGATACCTTGACAAGTGGACCGCTAGGTTCCGAGTCGGACAATCAAAAAGGTGGTAGCACTGTAAACCTGGTTCTCCCCAAGACTATCCCGACACAAGGTTTAGCTGTTAGCTATCTATTACGTttctacaataatattaatctttaCGAGAGAGAACATCCAAAGAAAAGTTCAGAACCACCTTTAAGTGATTTATTACAAACCTTAAGAACCTTAATTGTTAATCATTTGGTGTTGGTGCTCAGAGGgaaatttaatttggaaaaatGCAGAAAATCACCCTTGTTGCCTTACATCTTAATTGGTAGCACACCAATCGGTCTAATTCCTGAAATACTTTTGGCTACTTATTTAGAAGAATCTTTTGAAGAG GTGTTTGTGCCACTCCTGTTGGGTATAAGAGAGGAGATGCGTCGGAGCGTGTCTCCACTGAACGGCCGGGGTCACGGGCAGGCGCTGCGTGCGCTACGCTCCTTGTGCGAACTACGCGCGGGGCCGCGGCACGCGCTTCGCCCAATCTGCGCTCTCATCGTCCGCCTGCCCAGCCTTTGCCCTCCTTCGGTTACTACCGCACCGGGACGAGAAATTGCTAGAGCCAGCTTCTTAGGACCATTCTTTGCT GTATCGCTTTTCGCGGAAGAGAATCCTCGTTTAGCGGAACGTTTATTCGCGACGGGGTCCAGTGACCGCAGCCTCGCATTCGCATTGCAACGCGAATTGGAAGCGAGCAGGAACACTTTACACACAATCTGCCACAATATACTGCTCTGTCCTGAAGCGAGAGAACCCTTCCTCAATTACTTTGCGGAACTACTCCAGAGAAATGAACACAGAATCCGCTACAGAAACGATGACAGATCATTAGCTG GTGATGGGTTCATGCTGAACGTATGTTCAGTACTGCAGCTGCTTTCTATCCGCATCAAGCTGGAGCGCGTCAACCCCTTCTACACTTTCCAGCCTAACACCTGGATAGACATCCATGACGACACCCGCCTCTACTACACTTCGCAAGAGGCCCAGGACTGGCTCGACGCATTGA ATAAAGACCCGAATCACAAATGGCCCGAGGCGAAGTTCCAGACTGTCTGCTGGTTCCTGACACTTCACATGCATCATGTAGCTCTGATACCTGCTCTGCACACTCACCAGCGACGTATAAG AGCATTCCGCGACCTGCAGAAGGTGATAGAGGAGCTGATGGCCGCGGAGCCGCAATGGCGTAACACATACGCAGCGCTGCGCAATCGCGAGCTGTTACGGCGATGGCGACGACAAATCAAACGGCTCCAGAG GTCAAAACAATGTGCGGAGACAGCGCTACTTGACAGTGACCTGATGCGTCGTAGCTTGCAATTCTACTCGTCAGTATGCGTACTGCTGACTCAGCAGTTAGAGGCTGCGAGGACCGCGGACCGGGCGGTCGCTAACCTGGAGAGCCCCGACGCGGGCAGTGGCAGCGAGAGCGCAGCCCCCAGTGCCGAGGGCGGAGCACCTCGCGCTCCGCACGGGCCCAGCGCGGGCTCGCTGGCAGACGCCTTCCGGGCCACCCCGGAGTGGTACGTCGAGGATATTGCTGACTTCATGCTCTTTGCTGTGCA ATACGTGCCACAGATAGTGGCGGACTATATAGAGGAGCCGGTGGTGACGTGGCTGCTGACGGCGGTCTGCAACTCGCGCCTCCTCAAGAACCCCTACCTCGTCGCTAAGATCGTCGAGGTGTTGTTCGTCATCAACCTATCTATTCCTCTCAAGCTCAAAAATGTCTATGAAAG aTTCATGGACCACCCGATGTCTCAGACGTCGCTGCCGAGCGCATTAATGCGTTTCTACACAGACATAGAGACAACTGGTCAGAGCACTGAGTTCTACGACAAGTTCACAATACGCTTTCACATCAGCATCATACTGAAGGGCATGTGGGACCGTCCCATACATAAACAG GCTATAGTGAAGGAGTCTCGCTCTGGCCGGCAGTTCGTTAAGTTCATCAACATGCTGATGAATGACACAACATTCCTACTCGACGAGTGTCTTAcg TACTTGAAACGTATCCACGAGGCACAAGAAGGTGGTCCTTCAACTGAAGTACGCGCGAGAGCATTAGCACAGGACGAGAGACAGTGCCGCTCTTATCTTACACTCGCcag AGAGACGGTGGACATGTTGGAATACCTGACGGTGGACATCAAGGAGCCGTTCCTGCGCCCAGAGCTGGTCGACCGGCTCGCCTCCATGCTCAACTTCAACCTGCAGCAGCTCTGCGGACCCAAGTGTAAAAACCTCAAG GTGCGTCGTCCGGAGAAGTACGGGTGGGAGCCGCGACGGCTGCTGAGTCAGCTGGTTGACATCTACTTGCACCTCGACTCGCCGCATTTCCACGCCGCACTCGCCGCTGACGAG aGATCATTCCGCAAGGAGTTGTTCGAGGAGGCAGCGGTGCGTTTGGCCAAGTCTTGTATAAAGACGCCCAATGAAATAGAACGCTTTAAAGCGCTCGCTGACAATGCATATCAAATTGCCG tatcaaATCAACAAAAGAGCGACGAGTACGCAGACGCGCCTGAAGAGTACCGCGACCCGCTAATGGATACCCTGATGACTGATCCCGTCGTCTTACCATCGGGGaag GTGATGGACAGGTCGGTGATCTTACGACATCTTCTCAACAGTGCCACAGACCCCTTCAACAGGCAACCGCTCACTGAAGACCAGTTGCGTCCAG CTTCAGAGCTCAAGGAGAAGATAATTCAATGGCAACGCGAGAAGAAATCGTCGTAA
- the LOC106720960 gene encoding ubiA prenyltransferase domain-containing protein 1 homolog, translating to MKTNKKTDDDNTAAEGNLLQPPNEEVSSARNPLMKVRTYVVALRPWSLSGSLLPTLLGAALSYRLPGESGFSWVTLLLTLCTVVPVHGAGNVVNTYFDFVKGIDNRKSDDRTLVDRILSIDEVVSLGALLYMAGCGFFLLLVILSPARMEHLALVYFGGLSSSFLYTGGIGLKYIALGDIVVLVIFGPVAVVFSFLAQTGRVDWPIIYYAIPLALNTEAILHSNNTRDLEIDSKAEIVTLAILIGKTASYLLYAFLLFTPYIMFVVASVRCSLWFLLPMLTLPRAFDIERRFRCLDTMQYVPRQTARLNFYFGMLYIISCLFANRLPFLLRQ from the coding sequence ATGAAAACAAACAAGAAGACCGATGATGATAATACCGCGGCGGAAGGTAATCTTCTCCAACCACCTAATGAAGAAGTGTCATCTGCAAGAAATCCGCTAATGAAAGTCAGAACATACGTGGTTGCGTTGCGGCCCTGGTCTTTAAGTGGAAGCTTATTACCTACGTTACTGGGTGCCGCGCTGTCATATCGACTGCCAGGAGAGAGTGGATTCAGCTGGGTAACCTTGCTTCTCACCCTTTGTACCGTTGTCCCCGTGCACGGAGCCGGCAATGTAGTGAACACATACTTTGATTTCGTCAAAGGCATCGACAACCGCAAATCCGACGACAGAACTCTTGTTGATCGTATACTGAGTATTGATGAAGTAGTCTCATTGGGAGCTTTACTATACATGGCAGGTTGTGgattctttttacttttagttaTCTTGTCACCTGCCAGAATGGAACATCTGGCCTTAGTGTATTTTGGTGGCTTGTCATCTTCATTTCTTTACACTGGTGGAATAGGCCTAAAATATATAGCTCTGGGTGATATTGTGGTTCTAGTCATATTTGGACCGGTGGCTGTAGTGTTTTCATTTTTGGCTCAAACAGGAAGAGTGGATTGGCCAATTATTTACTATGCAATACCCCTTGCTTTGAACACTGAAGCTATACTCCATAGTAACAATACTAGAGACCTTGAAATTGACAGTAAGGCTGAAATTGTTACATTGGCCATTTTAATAGGTAAAACAGCCTCATACTTACTGTATGcatttttgttgtttactCCATACATAATGTTTGTGGTTGCATCTGTGAGGTGTTCTCTTTGGTTCCTGTTGCCAATGTTGACTTTACCTCGTGCATTTGATATTGAGAGAAGGTTCAGATGCCTTGACACAATGCAGTATGTACCCCGACAGACAGCTAgattaaatttctattttggTATGTTGTACataatttcttgtttatttgcTAATAGACTACCATTTTTATTGAGACAGtaa